The genomic region TGACGGAAAAAATGTTTCCGATTTCTTATGAGATCATTGTAATTCAACACCAACTCGAGGTAAACGTAGGTAAACAATTAAGTTATAAACAGAGAGAAGCGCTAAGGGCTGGTGGATATGAACGTTACCTTCACAGAAGAACATGTCCCATACACGCAGTACACTGGCCCATGGTAAGGTGCGTGAGAAGATACACATGAACCACTCAGTCATGTAGAGAATCGGGTCAATCTTGAACTTCTTAAGATGACGGTACGCCATTGGACATGTACGCCGTAACAGGGAGAAGAAGATCTCACCATCCAGCTGGATCGCTTCCTAGAAGACAGAAGTGATGAGTCAGTAAAGCTGTGAAAACTGACACGAAGGTCTGACAAAAGACTTGTTTCATTCACTCACCAGTCCAGCGCTGTAGTAGCCAGGAAGGTACTTCTCGCATATCTGTACGAGGCACCAAAAAGCTTgctgtgaaacagaaaaaaatatataagttGAGGCTGCCAATCAACTGCAAATGAGGCTAAAGAGTTTTCAGAAAGTTCTGAGTTGAAACACAATTACATCACTTTGTTTCCCAATTCTTTTTTGGGCTCTTTTAAAAATAGAACAATGCGCACATTATTGATTCATCAAATCTTCTCATGCTTCCTTCTTTCTGTATCTACTGTGTGTAACTGATGGCAAGCCTGCATTATGTGATGTGGTGATATGATATATAAAAACCAATTATATACACAGCCTTTGCGCCCTTCTGTTAAACACAAAGCGTCTGCAATTGAAACtgtgacaacactttcacaagaTAAGAACACACTTTCTTTTCTTCTATCGGACCTCAACGACACTCACTGTCCCAGTGCTATTagaaaataacacacacttCTACTTGACTATCACCACATCACAACAAAACACCCTCACACTGACATTCTGCATACAACCATTTATAAATGGGACTGACTGAACTCAGGTTTTAAACTGTCAGAATACAGATTAGGCAGATCCGTGTGGTCACCTTGTTGTAAAAAGGTCAGCCCCCGCTTTTACTGAGCAAAGCAATTGTAACTGGAGTACTGTCTGTATCACACACGCTTGATATTTGCAGGACATCTTGTCTGGTCAACAAAGTTTCAGCAGTGTCACCAGTCTGCAGTCTGCtactatttttaattttgtactTTGTTTCGCTTTTTTTGCACGCCCACTCGAGCTTTCTTATGAGCTCTCGCTTGACGAATGTGTCCAGTGAGGAGGGATAAACAGATAGAAAGATCAtgcttaaaggtatactatgcagggttttcctaaaaacaatgtacagactCATACATAAGTGTGTGACGGTGTATTTATCGGCAGAGATTCTACCCTCTGcctctatttttttattttctgtgtttgagacATTCCTGGGCATATTGCGCAGGTGAGGTTGGATTTTATAAAGAGGTAGCAGCCAGGTGCAAGACCAtgagcagcacacatccaagaggaagctacaaaaattaCAGACATCAtggcaaaaaatgcaaatacagcaaGGTGAAACGCCAAGCAAACAAAGCTGGGGTTGATATCAAGTTGGAAATTTTAACAAGAAGTAATAACAACAGACTGTaataaattgaatttccccAATAATGGATTATTAAAATACTTCTTCTGTTAAGTAATCATTACAGAACTGACACTGATAAAGCATTTTTCATACACCCTCGAATGAGAACAAGTACCCCAAAGTCTCATGCCCTCACCTCAGCAGGCATGTGCATGAGCAGCACTGCAGCCACTGGAGCCTGGGCCTGGCAGTAGCCCTCGTCAGGCTTGTAGATGGTGTAGGCCTTCAGGATACGGTACAGATCCTGTTGCCTGCAGgaacaaacaacaaattatCTGGTGGCCAAATCCACCAAAACGCTTCAGCAGTTCATGCACCTCCTGTTGACTCATTACGGGAACCATGCAAATCAAACTAACGGGGATCCAGGGGAGAAACAGAATGCAGACAAGtgcctctgaaaacactttgaaataaaaaaaaatttgacaCTCATTTCAATCAGTTATCTTCTAAAGGAAAACATATGATTAAATTTTTAAAACATACCATGATTATATATATTGCATGAATATCCTCTATTGTCATCATTTTCTGTATTAAATTGATGGAATTATTCATTGTTCTGCTATCGAATTTACACAATTTTCTTGGTTGTATCCTGTAATCTGTTACTCCAGCTCCACTTTTCCCAtgggaatatatttatttactgacAGATATATGCACATTGGTACAGTTGCCAGGCTGTTACAAATCAATTTGACAAGACGCTGACCTCATAAAGATCCACCATGGATCAAACATTGTTTGTCCATGGTTACATAAAATTTGAGGATTGCAGTCAGTGTGCAGGTTTTACTCTAATCAgtcatgtgtgtttattctgACGTAAAACAGAATGAggttgtgtgtgcttgttttgtttttttacccatGGCCACCACGAGCAGCAAACATCTCATGGAAGGGGAACTGTCTGTGGAGATCCTTCTCTATAATGTCCAGCCATTTAGCctctccctgctctctctccagctcctgcagttaaaaaaacataGATACAAGTTTTAGAAAAGTTCTCATTAGCTCTTGGAGTCGGTCTCTAAATTAGCCATCAAAGTGGATTAGACTGCAAAGTCCTATATAAAACCACATCTGAGAGTCTTCTTAAGACAACACGAACAACACTAAGCAGACTGCTGAGACCCAGGCCCGGCCAAGGCCAGACCCCCCTCCAGCGTGGACACAGAGGAGGCAAGGCAGGCAGGATTACCGGTCCTGATAAGAAGCTTACGGCCCACTAGGTCTGCGCCTGCGCCCCTTCAGCACCCCCGGAGTTGGAATTGCCCTACTCAGCCACAAATTCCCATTACAGTGGTCCACACTTTGAGCTAATCAGTCAAAGTACTGTGGCTTCTTCGCTATAATTAAAACATCGTcaacatcacacacagacaggtgacaaattaaaagaaaaacctgaataaatgaGTAGAGAAATGTAACAAATGCAGACGCTTCCACACAGATGCACTGCAGTTCATAGTACAAGTACATAATTGCAGAATGCTAAAGCTGAGCTGAATCTCACATCACTGCTGAAAATGgagaaatatgaaacaaaatgcCTGAAAAATCTGAAAGCTGCTGAAAAACTGaaagctgaaaaatgtaaaagtggCAGAACTGCATTACCTTAAGAACTGAAGAGTTGAAATACATTGCTAGAAAAGCTAAGAGCTTAACTGTTATGCTGTAAAAGCTGGAACCTGAAATGAATTGCCTGAAACAGCTGGAAAAGAAATTATTTTGTACTGATATCAGACACATGAACTGAGCTGAGAGCTGCAAAGCATTACTGAAGatgcaaaaatgttaaataaaatgccagaagtggaaacaaaactatgttaagataaaataagaatcCTTTATTAGTCTTCCTTATCGTCATTTCATACACACCTAATTTAGTCCAATTTAAGTCTGTTAAATAGACTACTGTGGCTGTCCTCTGAGCTTCTGTTAAAGGTCTGGGGCTTCAGTGTGCCTACCAGTAAGCAGATGTCTATATTTGTGTATGGCAGAGGTAATTTTTGAACTATGTACTgccctgcaaaaaaaaaaaaaaaaagctgaagagtTGCCCCCCTCTTTTCACACAAATTCAGTTGGATGAGCTAGGCCCAACTCACTGTCCCTGAGTCCACCAAGTTTATATTCAATCACTGggggcttttactttgaaaaatgtcagtaaaaatccccccacaaagatacacacatccacacacatttgtatgatgtatgtatgtatgtaccgTGTATTATTATACACTAAAGTTCTTTTAGACTACAGAAAGGCAAGGGTAAACGATAGTGATTAAAAAGGGATTGTTACTCTCACAAAATTCtcttgcttttttgtttttaacattcttcctctttttccctttttgtctcAAATACTAGGGGGCCTGACTGTGTGTGATGAACTGTACTTGCATATTGGTCTGTGTGAATTGATGACGGCATCCTGACCCGCATGTTTTTCTTATACCTTTTAGCCTCTTtcttaaattttaaaatgttatttaaaaaatgaagtttaaaaaaagacaacgcAGTCACGGGGATACCTCAAATTTTCCATGGTTTGCTTCTAGCAGCTCTTGGCTGTTGGACAGCAGCTGCCAGGCTTTGGCTCTGAGAGAAGATGGAATCCCCTTCCTGCAGCGCAACTTCACCTAAAAGGCACAAAAAGACACATGAGGTAATTTAACTTTGGCATTATGCCAGGTATGACCAGTCCAAGTACATCTAAAACACATCCAAACACATCTGAAAGGCTGACATTCATACCTTCTGGAAGCGATGTTTGACCCATTTATCCCAGTGGTGGAACATGTCGAGCCATTTTACCTCCCTCTGCCTGGCGACTTCAACTCGAACTTCCTTTTCACTGTAAAAGTGAGTAATATAAGATGACTCCATCATTGAGAGAACTGGGAAgtgctctttttcttttcacactCAGATATGTTTAGAAGTTTGTAACTCTAATCTAATGGCACAAATAAATTacctcactttctctctcacatTTATTTGCCCAACATTACGCTGTATTGCTCAAATACAGAACATGctaattcaccagaatgcactgcCTCTACTGTTGGTAAATCAATACATTCTTAATTATTCAACAGTGGAAGAACAATTAGCTTGTCAGAAAAGTAGAAGCAAATCTGacagaaaagagaggaagagagcagaTGGGCGTGAGAGGTGataccacagagacacacagtcaGTACATATTGAGTCACAGAAACGCTGTCAGCATTATCTGAGTCAGACCAAGGGGAGAtaaaggatggatggatatgtttagagcagcagagaagaagaggaagaaaggaaagagagggTCAAACTGAGAAAAGAGGACTATCTCTTTGGGGCAGATGGATGACAGAGTGAATAAGATGTTCGGGGAGGGCAAAGTGACCGATTAAAAGGAAGATAGGCAGGATTTACATTTATCTGTATAAGCCAATTCTCTGGCCATAATCTAATGATGTCTCAAATTACAAATATTGAGCTGTCTGCATGACATCCCTCCTTCAACCGCCATACTGAATATGCATCTTTAAGTTCAGAATATCTTAGACCTATATGGTAGACATAATGAAATCACACAGTGAtcaatattttgcacagtgGACGGGGTTGTGACTAATTAATTAATGTTCTAATACTTACCCGCTTTCACTGTACTGATTCCCACCAAGGAAGCCATATTTATCAGTGCGTCTGACAGCCATGCCATTGATCTCTGAGTCTGAGCCCACAGAGCTACCATCCTCTCCAAGCCCAGATAGAGACTCCAATGTCCCCGACATCAGGCTGGCTGACTCTAGGTAGCTAAGGGTGTCAGGAGCTGGCCGTGGGTTGGGGTTGGGTAGCGGGAGGGCAGAAGCTGGCTCGTGGATCAGTGGGACAGTAGGGCTGGGGTGTTCAGCTCTGGTGGGGGTGCTGGGCAGTTCTGCTTTCCTTACGTCACTGGGAGTGTCAGGTTttggggagagaggaggaggctgaCTTTGAGGGGTTTGTGCTTGTTGAAGTGGCTGAGGTTTCTCCTCTTCAGCTGTTGCTGCCGAATCGGTGGTAGCTGGCAGAGCAGGCGTGGGAATGGAAGCTGTATTGATCTGGGGTTGGCCCGCTGTAAATTGACCATCATCCATGACAGGATTTGGATTGTGGGTGACGTGCACATTGGGGTAGAGATTAGGACCAGGATTGAGATCAGGAGAGGGGGATGCCTGTTGCACTTCACTCTGAGCTGATGGCTCACTTGACAGTGCTAGGGTCTCTGTTTTAATATTCAAGAGCTCTACAGCTGGTGTGTCACTGGTCATTGCTTCCTGCTTAACAACATTAGCTCCAGTCTCTGCATCTTTCCCTGCTGATTCCTCTCTCGGAGGAGCAACCTCGTGTACCAATAATGTAAGGGGTGTCTCAGCAGTGAGTTTGGGAGGACTCAAAGGTGGGTGGGATGTCACAGGTGAACTTCCTGACTGTGCTGTAGGAGTGTTTCCAGTTAAAGCTTTGTCATTGTAGAGGGAAGACTTGGGTGTAGGCATCTCCCTGATAGACTCTGGAGCAGGGCTGTTGGTAGCAGGGAGTGCTGACGAGGacggagggatggatggagctGCATGAGGATCACCCAATGCAGGTGGTGATGGGGTTAAGGTCGAGAGTTCAGCCATGGTTCCAATCTGATCTCTCCTttacaaacagagagaaaatgatAGAGCTGAGTTTATTTTGCCAAAAAAAGCAGCTATCAGTTCAGTCATAACAATTGTCAGAAATAAAATCTGCAGCTTGGATCATAAATAGTGTCTTTAATAGTGGATAGAGTTGCAACTCTTCTCAGCAACAAGTCACAACCCTGGCAAGTTTGAGGGGCAACACCTGAGGCAAAAGATGACTAATATTGTCTATGAATAAACAGACTTATAGCCATTTGCTATAAAGCACGAGCAAAGAGTTCATCTTCTTAAAACTTGATGAGAGAACTGGATTGAAAAAGCAGTGAACCATATTTAGAAATCATGGAAATTCTTGGGAGACTGTGCAAACATACACCCGCCTTATAACACCAATCCACTTTCAGCCTTAATTGGTTACAGTTAGTATTTACTGAATGTTATGTGTTTTGAATTACTTGCAActcaaaatgtgacattttggtATATCATTACTGTACATACTAATGCTTGCAGCCATAAATGTCTCGAACTATATTTACTCTTTTGCTACACAGGCGCCTGTATCACAAAGTAAAAATGATTTTAcaaaattattacatttacaacaaTTATAATACCCCGCTTTAACACAATTTCACTTCATGAGCGGGCTAGCCAGgctgacaaaaacatttctgttgaCAGTCTAGCTGCATAAATTGTTTTTTGGTACAGATGTAATAGTGCAATGACATGTAACTAACGTTATGAACAAAGCGCCCCCGACAATCACAGTGATCTTGTATTTTGCTGATGAAGCAGGTTAACGTTTGTAGTGGTTGTTCCAGACAGCTATGGTTACATGCTAGCCGCTAATAACACCAGCCACTTTGTTGTCATATCCTCTCTAGAGGCCTCTCTCGAAGCGACTCAACTTCCCGATTCATCACACAGGAGCAACGGTTCTCTAATAGTCAACACCCTCCCTGCCTGCCAGGCCCTGGCCGTACAGCGTCCACGGCCTTGTCCATCCCGCTGCCCCGGTCAACTACAACTTCAGCTCCGCTGCTTAACTCACCCACGACCGGCGTGTCACTGTGATCCGTCCGCCTGGAGAGCCAGGGGGTTCCTATCCATACGACGCCCCCGCCACAGCTCCGGTTCCGCAACCTCCTCCGTGAAATGACAACACGAAAGAGCGAGACCGGGACAGGAACCGCTTTACAGGCTGAGGACCTGGAAGAGCAAACGTCCCACAATCGGCGAGCTAGCTAGCCAAGTTACCAGCTAGCCAAGTTAGCTTATTTTAGCCTAATTAGCATTAGCGCCGATAGTGTTCTGTTtctgttagcctagcttgctAGCTGAATGTTTCGGTTACCTCCGCTACACATGTGGGCTCACTGCGACCACTCTTGCCAGATTCGAGCAACCCTCTTAGTGATAGTTATCATTCCGAAACAAAAAGGactttctttgtttcatttatcCAAGCACAGCGGCAGAGGTACGTCCAACACCAGCAGCCTGCATTTCCTACTGACAGCTACGTGCGTGTTCTCGTCATTGTCGTCGGgaacacgcacgcacacgcacaggAGCCTCCCTTCCACAGCTGAAAAAGTATATTGTACATTATAGGCCTACTTAATGCATTAAACATCAATGCTTCTTGGCataagtgggtttttttttaaattattttttaatcaaatagGGTTATTTGTAAAGCACTCTTAACgtactttttaaaataagaaatcaaTAACCAAGAAGTTAGTAAAAAGGAGAGAAGAACAAATAAATCCCAAGTTAAATTAATAATGTGAGGGTAAATAAATACACCCTATTTATAAAAACTAagattttccttttctttttatttattaagtttTGTTTAATTAAACCAAGGAACATAAGGCAGATTCTATATGCAAAGGATAATATACATACCAATAAGAAAAGAGCCAGGGGTATACCACATtagacaaaaatacaaaacatacaaatattgAGTGTCTTGATAATCTTTTTGTTAGTCGAATTAGAAAGTAGTTTCACATGTTGCTCAACATCCttcaggaaaacaacaaaataaggtGCTTGTTGCTAAATGTACAttcatagataaaaaaaaatgccaggaaaccaaacatcacatttacAATAATAACGCTAGTCTTTAAAGATATGGTCAGTGATCTGGAAATTATTATCAAATTATTAGTCATTCCGAAGTGTTTTACTTAGTTGATATGTTGTTGTTACACCAGTAGATGGCGCAATCCGTTTAATTACAAGCAACCTTGAAGCTTCAGAGTTGGTTGCTCCTCCAAAGTATATTTATTAAACACACGCAGGCATGCATACAGTTGTTTGATAATTGTTTGTATCAGACCAACCATATCTATCATATTATGCAGTATTCAACATTATACTGTAGGCATATGTTGGAAGGCAAATCAGTGGTACTTTCaagttgtgttgctttgtttgGGGGAAGCCATCAGGAGTTCTTTGTGGGGATTATGAGTCATTCTCTGCATTTCATTTCACACTAGCATGCATGTGATTGTTGTGAGGATTGCCATGGCAAACCACAGGAATGGGGGACACCCAGAAATGTTGTAACAGTGTCCAAGCTATTCTACAAGggaactcccatatactttgtcttGCTTGTAGAAATGCTATCCAGCTGGTTGTCATAGTCTGACAACAAGTTTCCACAAGAGTTTAGGGAGAGAGCGGGCCCTTACCACTGTGGGTAAACAAAGTTTATCGTCTCCATAGAAATCCAGAGGCGGAGAACTACCATTAGCCATGAGGATATGGTGAGGACACACACTGGAATGAAACCAATGACTTAAAATCATGAATCAGGTCTCCAGGCTGTGCAAACTTCCATTATGAGGTGCACTGCATATCatcataaaatacataaatgacaTTAGTTATGGAAAGAAAATGCAGCCTCTAATGTGAATCAAGTGcaaaatcacaacaaaaaaGCCAggttaaaatatattaaataatctttattaaaaattacaaaaagatAACAAATGTGATACATTTCATCGACAATATAattgtaaaaatatttaaattatgcAACATAAAACATTGCTATAAGCAATATATATTACTACAATATGTCAATATAAAGTCCAGTAAATGCTTGTAAATTGCGTTTACATTTGTCATAATTTACATAACTACAAATACTGATGTTAGAAAATCTCCGATGTAGACATTTATTATCTAAATTCTACAGTACATTCTTAAAAAAAGGACGATCCCCTGGCTACTGTACCACATGAGCTGATATCACTGGAATTCAATAATAAATCACTCTTAAATGGCACTAAATTAACTAATGTGCTCCACCTGAACAAATGTTGTCATTATGTTTCCTTTATAAGTGAGCAAAAAATACTAAGacttaaacaaatacaacaatgaATCTTTTTAATACTGTAAAACAGTTTGCTTTTCATTGTTTTACTGTCACTTAACAGCAGGTTAGTCCACACACTGTGTATCTGGAGTCCTGCGTGTGTGTTTAGCAGCTTCTGATGCCTGTTGCAGTAGTCACATTAGGAGTTTTTGGGGTCTTCCAGAGGGAATGTGTCAACCCATTTCTGTGTGCGGGCTCGGCATTGTTCCCAGTCGTACAGAGGGCGGTACTGGAAGTGGCGCTGGGCTTTGTCTGTGCTGACAGTGAAGGAGGTACTAGCTATGGCCAAGGTGTAACTGTTGAGCAACGGAGTGTAGTTGTACAAGGGGCTCAGTATCCAGCGAAGCAGATCATTAAACATGGCCAGGAACCAGATCACCAGTGAGGGCATGCGGACCCTTCGGAACTTAAATGTTGAGAGGAACTGCATGTTGAAATCCTCGTAGTTCTTGTAGGGTGAGTCATCATAGCAGAAGAAAGCTTCACCTCCAACTGTCTGCGGACGCTCTCTCAGGGCTTGGGCTGCAAGTATATGCATCCACGCCACATTGCCTAGAAACACAAGAAGTGGGGGATTACCACACTGAATGATGTAACTCCCACTCAAAACATTTATCTTAGTAGAAATAGTTGGTGAACAAAAGCAACAGGTTAACAGTAAAATGATgatgtcagtatgaagatttCACCTCTGTTACTTTACAGCCTTTTACATGTCTTTTTACAAACACTTTCATCGCCTTCATTGGAACTTGTGTTTTACAGAGTtcttaaaaataacatttgctattaaaaactaaatttatGGCTGACACCAAATACTTTATTAGTTTAAGAGATTTAATTAATCCTGTCACGGCCACGTTATTGATGTATGAGCATGTACCTGCTATATGTTAGTTATCAACTTGGAGGTTTACCCAACAACACCAGTGTTTTATGCCATTAATCAAAGCTGAATATAAAATCATAATCTTCACTTGAAAGGcgcactgtgtaggatttagtggcatctagcgatgagatggcagattgcaaccaactgaatatGCCTCCTCTCACCCCTCCCTTTCCAAGCGTGTTGTAGAATCATAGATTGTGCCATAAAGATAGATGGCATAACAACTCcctaaaagtgaagccaaaacatctcaatttccccctggtggctggctgcagtacaggccTTATCACGTTGAtgtttaattagttatttgatgctataaaaagggggtttggcgtcatgactgacagctgtatGTGCTCACAGTCAGTGGTGCTTTTTGCAATTGGTCGGACAGTGGGAACTCAAGAGattgctactgtgcagactctggctccaaattacGTCATCAGCACAGGATGTCAGCAGCCATAGGacattttggctttatttttgtacaacgggaggaagtggagatgcgTTGTCCATCTTCATATACAAGTCATTGAAAAGCCCTCATTGAAAAACGTGAAAAGCCCTCTATatccctatgtagatatgaaaGGCTCGTTCTAAGATAACGATAACACAGTAACTCTTAGTTTTAGgggattatacactaatgaaaacataattatgattattatattccattctaccaatagatgcccctaaatcttacatgctgcatctttaactAGTGAAATAAAATCACTAGTTAAAGATAAAATCCCTTACATCAAAATTCTATGCAAGTACAACTCTTCCGGAAAAATGTGTGGTTGCTTCACACCTGTGACcacatcacactgacatcacactgacatcatcCTTAACGTAAGCTTAACACATGCTACCAATTACAAAACATCTACAGTGTCTAATGTTTTAATAGTGAACTTGCATCCTCGACATTTATCAGCTGTAGATCTTTCTCATGTTCTATGACATCAGCATCTGCTTGGTTTCTACAAATGTCAGCCTCTGACACTCGATGACTGTGAATCATTCTCATGTACACAAGTCGTGGTTACTAATACGGTCACAAGCAACAGCTGACACCATGAGTGAATAACAAAACCCCACTCATCAGCACTGAAACCGGCATGTTGAAGCTGGtctaaaaatgtcatcattattTGTGGAAGGAGATTTATTGAATGACATGTTCACATGACCGCGAAGATTTATGATGTGCTGTACTATTCACATGCTATTGTTATCACAACCAAGAAATCTGGATTGAATT from Epinephelus moara isolate mb chromosome 18, YSFRI_EMoa_1.0, whole genome shotgun sequence harbors:
- the LOC126404829 gene encoding TBC1 domain family member 10A-like, whose translation is MAELSTLTPSPPALGDPHAAPSIPPSSSALPATNSPAPESIREMPTPKSSLYNDKALTGNTPTAQSGSSPVTSHPPLSPPKLTAETPLTLLVHEVAPPREESAGKDAETGANVVKQEAMTSDTPAVELLNIKTETLALSSEPSAQSEVQQASPSPDLNPGPNLYPNVHVTHNPNPVMDDGQFTAGQPQINTASIPTPALPATTDSAATAEEEKPQPLQQAQTPQSQPPPLSPKPDTPSDVRKAELPSTPTRAEHPSPTVPLIHEPASALPLPNPNPRPAPDTLSYLESASLMSGTLESLSGLGEDGSSVGSDSEINGMAVRRTDKYGFLGGNQYSESGEKEVRVEVARQREVKWLDMFHHWDKWVKHRFQKVKLRCRKGIPSSLRAKAWQLLSNSQELLEANHGKFEELEREQGEAKWLDIIEKDLHRQFPFHEMFAARGGHGQQDLYRILKAYTIYKPDEGYCQAQAPVAAVLLMHMPAEQAFWCLVQICEKYLPGYYSAGLEAIQLDGEIFFSLLRRTCPMAYRHLKKFKIDPILYMTEWFMCIFSRTLPWASVLRVWDMFFCEGVKIVFRVGLVLLKQMLGSVDKLRELQGMYETMERLRNISPDTIREDILVQEIITLPVTESLIERECSIQVRKWRESRGELTHQPGRRLHGTRAIYEHKRRAASISSGGSFSFLGSPVPPPGPLRASSSLLSLPGFRRSKNPFHSQTKKGSFSGPSGFEGPPLQSRPSVTSSPEQGPSHKPPIPPGAGQRAQAPHIQSPLVGGAASSSRGAAQASEDTSAQGQPAAAASTQSTAPPPSTLSPSPKIVSEQITHTIPSPTANNAPLPLISDSKKEAAPAADVTTGEEEVKKKKKSKEDKKKEKEDEKKKMKEKKEKEKAEKERLRKEKERLEKEKKKGGKKKDKGGGEAEDKNGAAAARDSA